Proteins encoded by one window of Gammaproteobacteria bacterium:
- the topA gene encoding type I DNA topoisomerase yields MAKNLVIVESPAKSRTIKKYLGKDFEVLASYGHVRDLVPKEGAVDVAHDFSMKYQIIEKNDKHVAAIKKAIKKADTLFLATDPDREGEAISWHLKELLDKEKLLKDKEVFRVVFHEITKKAVNVAIANPRALSMDLINAQQARRALDYLVGFNLSPLLWKKIRRGLSAGRVQSPALRLICERENEIRRFDPQEYWSIEADLNKAKQNFSAKLNLLENDKVKQFTVNNDKTANQVRDKLLKLANGTLTITQIERKQRKRNPSAPFTTSTLQQEAVRKLGFTASRTMRVAQQLYEGVEINGESIGLISYMRTDSVTLAQEALDDIRAFITERYGKDNLPDEIRVFKNKSKNAQEAHEAIRPTSIRHVPEEIKSFLSLDQFKLYNLIWQRTLACQMMHATLDTVGIDLEASPGNSFRASGSTIRHAGFMNVYQEGKDDNNNEDEDEKLLPDLKEGEKVSLLDIRADQHFTEPPPRYTEATLVKSLEEFGIGRPSTYASIIQTLQAREYVELDKKRFTPTDVGEVVNKFLTQYFTQYVDYDFTAQLEDELDSIARGEKEWVPVLRDFWSPFKLLVDSTETDVSRKDVTAEQIEEHCPKCNSFLEIKLGRRGKFIGCTAYPECDYTRNLDDSSSEPEIIPDRKCPECTSDLLIRSGKYGKFIGCSNYPKCKHIEPLNKPADTGVVCPVCKKHNLLERRSRRGKTFFSCSDYPSCTYATWNKPIADPCPSCHWPITTIKTTKRNGTERVCPQEECGFSEPAEHLAEAPADITEIE; encoded by the coding sequence ATGGCAAAAAACCTTGTGATCGTAGAGTCCCCGGCCAAGTCGCGGACCATCAAAAAATACCTCGGCAAGGACTTTGAAGTCCTGGCCTCTTACGGACATGTGCGCGATTTAGTGCCGAAAGAAGGCGCGGTTGACGTGGCGCATGATTTTTCCATGAAATACCAAATCATTGAAAAAAATGACAAACATGTTGCGGCCATTAAAAAAGCTATTAAAAAAGCCGATACGCTTTTTCTGGCAACTGACCCTGACCGCGAAGGTGAAGCGATCTCATGGCATCTAAAAGAATTACTGGATAAGGAAAAACTCCTTAAAGACAAAGAAGTGTTTCGCGTGGTGTTTCATGAAATCACCAAAAAAGCCGTTAATGTCGCGATTGCGAATCCACGCGCACTTTCAATGGATTTAATTAACGCGCAACAAGCACGGCGCGCGTTAGATTATTTAGTAGGCTTTAATTTATCGCCCTTGTTATGGAAAAAAATTCGTCGTGGTTTATCGGCGGGTCGCGTTCAAAGTCCTGCTTTACGTTTGATTTGTGAACGTGAAAATGAAATTCGTCGTTTTGATCCACAAGAATATTGGAGCATCGAAGCGGATTTAAATAAAGCCAAACAAAATTTCAGCGCCAAACTCAACTTGCTCGAAAATGACAAAGTTAAACAATTTACCGTTAACAATGACAAAACCGCTAATCAAGTCCGCGATAAATTATTGAAACTCGCTAACGGCACGTTAACGATTACGCAAATCGAACGAAAACAACGCAAACGTAATCCTTCTGCCCCATTTACAACATCAACACTGCAACAAGAAGCCGTGCGTAAATTAGGCTTTACTGCTTCGCGCACGATGCGCGTCGCGCAACAGTTGTATGAAGGCGTAGAAATTAATGGCGAATCGATTGGCTTAATCAGCTACATGCGTACGGACTCGGTCACCTTAGCGCAAGAAGCCTTAGATGATATTCGCGCATTTATTACCGAACGTTATGGCAAAGATAATTTGCCAGACGAAATTCGCGTGTTTAAAAACAAATCAAAAAACGCACAAGAAGCGCATGAAGCGATACGTCCTACATCGATTCGCCATGTTCCTGAAGAAATAAAATCTTTTTTATCGCTTGATCAATTCAAACTTTACAATCTTATTTGGCAACGTACGCTGGCTTGTCAAATGATGCACGCTACTTTAGATACCGTGGGCATTGATTTAGAAGCATCGCCGGGCAATAGTTTTCGCGCCAGTGGTTCTACTATTCGCCACGCCGGTTTTATGAATGTCTATCAAGAAGGCAAAGACGATAACAATAATGAAGATGAGGATGAAAAATTATTACCTGATTTAAAAGAAGGTGAAAAAGTTTCATTATTAGATATTCGTGCCGACCAACATTTCACCGAACCGCCACCGCGTTACACCGAAGCGACTTTGGTAAAATCATTGGAAGAATTTGGTATTGGCCGACCTTCAACGTATGCGAGCATTATTCAAACCTTGCAAGCACGCGAATATGTTGAACTCGACAAAAAACGTTTTACACCGACTGATGTAGGCGAAGTGGTTAATAAATTTTTAACTCAATACTTCACGCAATACGTCGATTATGATTTCACCGCACAGCTCGAAGACGAACTCGACTCCATCGCACGCGGTGAAAAAGAGTGGGTGCCGGTCTTAAGAGATTTTTGGTCACCGTTCAAACTATTAGTGGATAGCACCGAAACGGATGTTTCGCGCAAAGATGTAACCGCCGAACAAATTGAGGAACATTGCCCGAAGTGTAATAGCTTCTTAGAAATCAAACTCGGCAGGCGCGGCAAATTCATCGGCTGCACGGCGTATCCCGAATGCGATTACACGCGCAACTTAGACGACAGCAGCAGCGAACCAGAAATTATTCCCGATCGTAAATGCCCTGAATGCACCTCTGATTTATTAATTCGCAGCGGTAAATATGGCAAATTTATTGGCTGTAGTAATTATCCAAAATGCAAACACATCGAACCGTTAAATAAACCTGCCGACACCGGTGTGGTGTGTCCTGTTTGCAAAAAGCATAATTTATTAGAGCGTCGTTCACGTCGCGGCAAAACATTTTTTTCGTGTTCTGATTATCCAAGCTGTACGTATGCTACTTGGAACAAACCCATTGCCGATCCATGTCCTAGTTGTCATTGGCCAATCACGACGATTAAGACGACCAAGCGTAACGGCACTGAACGCGTCTGCCCACAAGAAGAATGTGGCTTTAGTGAACCCGCTGAACATTTAGCAGAAGCACCGGCTGATATCACTGAGATCGAGTAA
- the dprA gene encoding DNA-protecting protein DprA, whose protein sequence is MDAHLPNNPNLSDWIILHLAPGLGPATVQALLAELGSAHAILAAPRSRLQHYRLSDDCIDSIKQPNSAAVDATLAWAQGAQQHLICWDDVRYPERLRSISTPPCLLYVQGDANLLNEPQLAMVGSRHASRGGLETATAFARDLSQRGLIITSGLAAGIDGAAHEGALAASAPTIAVMATGIDLIYPKQHQALAARIIQRGALVTEMPLGTAPKPYHFPQRNRIISGLSLGTLVVEAAAQSGSLITAHHAMEQGREVFAIPGSIHNPTAKGCHHLIRQGAKLIETSQQILEELAPHIKSYLQPATKPATDNHSTSALPADHQQVLDNLGFDPIDFDSLLARSSLNTQELSSVLLILELQGLVETLPGGRFSRLA, encoded by the coding sequence ATGGACGCCCACTTGCCCAACAATCCTAACTTATCGGATTGGATCATTTTGCACTTAGCGCCGGGCTTAGGTCCGGCGACCGTGCAAGCCTTATTAGCTGAATTGGGTAGCGCCCACGCTATTCTGGCAGCGCCTCGATCCCGCCTGCAACACTATCGCTTAAGCGACGATTGCATTGATTCCATCAAACAACCCAACTCCGCCGCGGTAGATGCCACGCTGGCTTGGGCACAAGGCGCGCAACAGCATTTAATCTGTTGGGATGATGTACGTTATCCCGAAAGACTGCGCAGCATTTCTACGCCTCCGTGTTTACTCTACGTGCAGGGCGATGCAAATTTATTAAACGAACCACAGCTAGCCATGGTCGGCAGTCGCCATGCTTCACGCGGCGGTTTAGAAACCGCCACTGCCTTTGCACGCGATCTCAGTCAACGCGGTTTAATCATCACCAGTGGTTTAGCTGCCGGCATTGACGGCGCGGCACATGAAGGCGCGCTAGCTGCATCAGCGCCAACGATTGCGGTGATGGCTACTGGCATTGATTTAATTTATCCCAAACAACATCAAGCACTCGCGGCACGCATCATTCAACGCGGCGCACTCGTGACCGAAATGCCATTAGGTACTGCACCAAAACCGTATCACTTCCCGCAACGTAATCGCATCATCAGTGGTTTGAGTTTAGGCACCTTAGTGGTAGAAGCCGCTGCTCAAAGCGGTTCACTGATCACCGCGCATCATGCGATGGAACAAGGTCGCGAAGTTTTTGCGATTCCAGGTTCCATTCACAATCCCACCGCCAAAGGTTGTCATCACTTAATTCGGCAAGGCGCTAAATTAATTGAAACCAGCCAACAGATTTTGGAAGAACTCGCGCCGCATATAAAAAGTTATCTGCAACCGGCAACCAAGCCAGCCACAGACAATCATTCCACCTCCGCATTACCAGCGGATCATCAACAAGTTTTAGATAACTTAGGCTTTGATCCGATCGACTTTGATAGCCTGTTAGCGCGCAGCTCGTTAAACACTCAAGAGCTATCTTCGGTGCTTCTGATTCTCGAATTACAAGGTTTAGTCGAAACCTTGCCGGGTGGTCGTTTCAGCCGTTTAGCCTAA
- a CDS encoding LysM peptidoglycan-binding domain-containing protein: MVERILTGLSALIVASFLTACSDGHVRQTNNQAPIDFGQTANETSAPDFNAGANTDAIPTADPTDNTGVEATALETSAENTPPATKAPVAATQPSTTSRIALRENVPDRYTVKRGDTLWAIATMFLKDAWRWPEIWYFNNNIQNPHLIYPGDVIQLVYVDGQPQLRLARDGTTVPQADVPQGIVTRTMTPDAPQGIKTVKLNPRAHAQSLESAIPTIPIGAIQPFLIDTLVVTKKQLEKAPYVVSSLDEHLVNGMGHTLYVRGLDVKNEQTRFKIYRPGRKLKRANSREVLGYEAVLVSEADLKKVGDPATLEVVRSVRETLNGDRILPPDEGQVSYNFVPKAPKAFIEGHIIALMDALTQTGQNQVVVIDLGVRDGMEPGTVLAIDHAGKSMQDHYVGEKVRMPDARAGLLMVFKAFERVSYALVMQSSRPVRLNDFVRNPAPVGGDKLK, encoded by the coding sequence ATGGTAGAGCGTATATTAACCGGCCTCTCGGCGTTAATTGTAGCAAGTTTTCTCACGGCCTGTTCAGACGGCCATGTGCGACAAACAAATAACCAAGCGCCAATTGATTTTGGACAAACTGCGAACGAGACCAGCGCACCTGACTTTAATGCGGGCGCCAATACGGACGCTATTCCCACTGCCGATCCCACTGACAATACCGGCGTAGAAGCCACTGCTTTAGAAACAAGCGCAGAAAATACGCCGCCTGCTACTAAGGCTCCCGTAGCGGCTACGCAACCATCAACGACTTCCCGCATCGCGCTACGCGAAAACGTGCCTGATCGTTACACGGTAAAACGCGGTGATACATTGTGGGCGATTGCGACGATGTTCTTAAAAGATGCGTGGCGCTGGCCAGAAATTTGGTACTTCAATAACAACATCCAAAACCCTCATTTAATTTATCCCGGCGATGTTATTCAGCTGGTCTATGTCGATGGCCAACCGCAACTGCGCTTAGCGCGTGATGGCACTACCGTACCGCAAGCCGACGTGCCACAAGGTATCGTCACGCGCACGATGACACCGGATGCACCACAAGGTATCAAGACCGTTAAATTAAATCCTCGCGCGCACGCGCAAAGTTTAGAAAGCGCGATTCCCACTATTCCCATCGGGGCTATTCAACCGTTTTTAATCGACACTTTAGTGGTCACTAAAAAACAACTGGAAAAAGCGCCGTATGTGGTCAGCAGTTTGGATGAGCATTTAGTCAACGGCATGGGGCACACCCTTTATGTGCGCGGTCTTGACGTCAAAAATGAACAAACACGCTTCAAGATTTATCGCCCGGGTCGCAAACTCAAACGCGCGAATAGTCGTGAAGTATTAGGTTATGAAGCTGTGTTGGTCAGTGAAGCTGATTTAAAGAAGGTCGGTGATCCTGCCACATTAGAAGTGGTTCGCAGTGTGCGCGAAACCTTGAACGGTGATCGCATCTTGCCGCCAGATGAAGGCCAAGTGTCTTACAACTTTGTGCCTAAAGCGCCGAAAGCTTTTATTGAAGGCCACATTATTGCGTTGATGGATGCGTTGACACAGACCGGCCAAAACCAAGTTGTCGTCATTGACCTTGGAGTACGTGATGGCATGGAACCGGGTACGGTGTTAGCGATTGATCATGCAGGCAAATCCATGCAAGACCATTACGTAGGCGAAAAAGTTCGCATGCCCGATGCGCGCGCGGGTTTGTTGATGGTATTTAAAGCCTTTGAAAGAGTGAGTTACGCATTGGTGATGCAATCATCACGGCCGGTACGCTTGAATGATTTTGTCCGTAATCCTGCGCCCGTGGGTGGCGATAAACTCAAGTAA
- a CDS encoding peptide deformylase: MAILEILHFPDERLRKTCVPVTQIDADLQRVIDDMFATMYAAPGIGLAAIQVNVHKRFMVIDVSEDKNTPLVFINPVIVSKDGMEEMDEGCLSVPGFYESVQRAERIKVQAQNRHGENFVIDADGLLAVCIQHEIDHLDGKLFVDYISSLKRNRIRKKLEKQKRQGQLDQPSDTKNSNVL, translated from the coding sequence ATGGCGATACTAGAGATTTTGCATTTCCCGGATGAACGTTTGCGTAAAACCTGCGTTCCGGTGACCCAAATTGACGCTGATTTACAGCGCGTCATCGACGATATGTTCGCAACCATGTATGCGGCGCCCGGCATTGGCTTGGCGGCTATTCAAGTGAATGTGCATAAACGCTTTATGGTCATTGATGTTTCTGAAGATAAAAATACACCCTTGGTTTTCATTAATCCCGTCATTGTTAGTAAAGACGGCATGGAAGAAATGGATGAAGGCTGTTTATCGGTGCCCGGTTTTTATGAAAGCGTGCAGCGCGCCGAGCGCATTAAAGTTCAAGCTCAAAACCGTCACGGTGAAAATTTCGTAATCGATGCGGATGGTTTATTAGCCGTGTGTATTCAACATGAAATCGATCATCTCGATGGTAAATTATTTGTTGATTATATTTCGTCGCTCAAGCGCAATCGGATTCGCAAAAAGTTAGAAAAACAAAAACGTCAGGGTCAATTAGATCAACCCTCCGACACTAAAAATAGCAACGTCTTATAA
- a CDS encoding methionyl-tRNA formyltransferase, whose product MRIVFAGTPAFAVPTLEILLQLPRAQAEVVAVYTQPDRPAGRGRHAQASPVKSCAIAHDIPVYQPLHLKSPEAQHELAALQADLMIVVAYGLLLPPAVLAMPRLGCMNLHASLLPRWRGAAPIQYAILQGDTRTGITLMQMDKGLDTGAMLATTIINIGAHELASELHDRLAVSAAHLLHEQFNALVKGQLSAQTQDDTHASYAHKIQKNDAWLDWQQSANTLANKVRAFNAWPVAQTLWAHKDKDETLRIWQAQAIAGDYSAYVKGSVIKTDQQGIWVATADGALVITQLQRAGGKPLLAQDFVNAFPLNNTVFHSAI is encoded by the coding sequence ATGCGCATCGTGTTTGCGGGCACTCCCGCGTTTGCGGTACCCACTTTAGAAATTTTATTGCAGCTGCCGCGCGCCCAAGCAGAAGTGGTTGCGGTTTATACGCAACCTGATCGTCCTGCTGGTCGTGGTCGTCATGCACAAGCGAGTCCCGTTAAAAGCTGCGCGATCGCGCACGACATTCCTGTTTATCAACCACTGCATTTAAAAAGTCCTGAAGCGCAGCATGAGTTAGCGGCTTTGCAAGCAGATTTAATGATTGTGGTTGCGTATGGTTTGCTGTTGCCGCCCGCCGTCTTAGCGATGCCGCGTTTAGGTTGTATGAATTTGCATGCATCATTGTTACCGCGTTGGCGCGGTGCTGCGCCCATTCAATACGCGATTTTGCAGGGCGACACACGCACGGGTATTACGCTGATGCAAATGGATAAAGGTTTAGATACCGGCGCAATGTTAGCAACAACAATCATAAACATTGGTGCACACGAACTCGCGAGTGAATTGCATGATCGTTTAGCCGTCAGCGCTGCACATTTATTGCACGAACAATTTAACGCACTCGTGAAGGGTCAATTGTCTGCACAAACACAAGACGACACTCACGCAAGTTACGCGCACAAAATTCAAAAAAACGATGCGTGGTTAGATTGGCAACAATCCGCCAACACCTTGGCGAATAAAGTACGCGCCTTTAATGCGTGGCCTGTTGCACAAACTTTGTGGGCGCACAAAGATAAAGATGAAACTTTGCGCATTTGGCAAGCGCAGGCTATTGCGGGCGATTATTCTGCGTATGTTAAAGGCAGCGTAATTAAAACGGATCAACAAGGTATTTGGGTTGCAACCGCCGATGGCGCACTAGTCATTACGCAATTGCAACGCGCAGGCGGCAAACCGTTATTGGCGCAAGATTTTGTAAATGCTTTTCCACTCAACAACACCGTGTTTCATTCTGCTATTTAA